The following proteins are co-located in the Festucalex cinctus isolate MCC-2025b chromosome 15, RoL_Fcin_1.0, whole genome shotgun sequence genome:
- the rnf185 gene encoding E3 ubiquitin-protein ligase RNF185, with product MATAAPSSPPPATGCPGGAAAASAAAAAAAENASPGGSSSSTAADGGNQDSTFECNICLDTAKDAVISLCGHLFCWPCLHQWLETRPSRQVCPVCKAGISRDKVIPLYGRGSTGQQDPREKTPPRPQGQRPEPENRGGFQGFGFGDGGFQMSFGIGAFPFGIVATAFNINDGRPPPAAPGTPQHTDEQFLSRLFLFVALVIMFWLLIA from the exons ATGGCCACCGCGGCCCCGTCTTCACCTCCTCCGGCCACGGGCTGCCCTGGAGGAGCCGCAGCAGCctcagccgccgccgccgccgccgccgagaacGCGAGCCCAGGCGGCTCCAGCAGCTCGACCGCAGCCGACGGCGGCAACCAGGACAGCACGTTTGAGTGCAACATTTGTCTGGACACCGCCAAGGATGCCGTCATCAGCCTGTGTGGACACCTCTTCtg CTGGCCTTGTTTGCATCAG tgGTTGGAGACGAGACCGAGCAGACAAGTGTGTCCAGTGTGTAAAGCCGGCATCAGCAGGGACAAAGTCATCCCCTTATATGGGCGTGGAAGCACCGGTCAGCAGGACCCCAG agaaaaaacaccCCCGCGACCACAAGGCCAACGGCCGGAGCCGGAAAATCGCGGC GGCTTCCAAGGATTCGGCTTTGGGGACGGAGGTTTTCAGATGTCCTTTGGAATCGGCGCCTTCCCCTTCGGCATTGTTGCCACGGCCTTTAACATAAACGACGGCAGACCCCCGCCAG CTGCCCCGGGAACCCCGCAGCACACGGACGAGCAGTTCCTGTCCCGACTCTTCCTCTTCGTGGCGCTCGTCATCATGTTTTGGCTCCTCATTGCGTGA
- the LOC144001977 gene encoding uncharacterized protein LOC144001977 yields the protein MERQKFPFTIEDILRNDPDAARDNPAVWCLCCCCYCCCCCCWIDVPRQGKSGSSALATPPRPLAGLPSRAAAAAAAEPAVPRDEGEEEGEESARTPRRTRRHRTIFTEEQLDALEELFLQNRYPDVNAREKLAQNARLREERVEVWFKNRRAKWRRQRRLSFNAGSAEN from the exons ATGGAGAGGCAAAAGTTCCCGTTCACCATCGAAGACATCCTGAGGAATGATCCCGACGCGGCCCGGGATAATCCGGCCGTGTGGTGTTTGTGTTGTTGctgctactgctgctgctgctgctgctggattGACGTTCCTCGTCAAG GAAAGAGCGGCTCCTCTGCGCTGGCGACTCCGCCGCGACCGCTCGCCGGGCTTCCCTcccgagcggcggcggcggcggcagcggagCCCGCCGTCCCACGAGACGAGGGggaggaggaaggggaggaGTCGGCCCGGACGCCGCGGAGGACCCGGCGGCACCGGACCATCTTCACCGAGGAGCAGCTGGACGCGCTGGAGGAACTCTTCCTGCAGAATCGCTACCCGGACGTCAACGCTCGCGAGAAGCTCGCGCAGAACGCTCGCCTCCGAGAAGAGAGGGTGGAA GTTTGGTTTAAAAACCGCAGAGCCAAGTGGAGGCGCCAGAGAAGACTCTCATTCAACGCAGGAAGTGCAGAAAACTAA